A genomic region of Pseudopipra pipra isolate bDixPip1 chromosome W, bDixPip1.hap1, whole genome shotgun sequence contains the following coding sequences:
- the LOC135404346 gene encoding dynein axonemal heavy chain 5-like, whose amino-acid sequence MDGFRLYITTKLSNPCYSPEISARTSIIDFTVTMKGLENQLLGRVILTEKQELEKERTDLIEDVTMNKRRIKDLEDNLLFRLTSTKSSLADDESLLIVLTDTKKTAEEVTEKLQTSAETEIQINSAREEYRPVATRGSILYFLITEMSMVNVMYQTLLRQFLWLFDRSLARSTKSPITSKRITNIIEYMTYEVFKYTARGLYEEHKFLFTLLLTLKIDIQRNRVKHEEFLTLIKGGASLDLKACPPKPAKWILDMTWLNLVELSKLEQFSDILDQISSEEKQWKIWFDSKNPEEELVPSGYGQSLDCFRHLLLIRSWCPDRTIAQARKYITETMGEKYAEGVILDLEKTWEESDPRTPLICFLSMGSDPTDSITALGKRLKTETCCVSMGQGQEIHARKLLQQTMAHGGWALLQNCHLGLDFLDELMDTLIETENVHESFRLWLTTDIHKRFPITLLQMSIKFTNEPPQGLRAGLKRTYGGVSQDLLDSSKMVQWKPMLYAVAFLHSTVQERRKFGSLGWNIPYEFNQADFNATVRFIQNHLNRMDTKKGISWNTVCYMIGEIQYGGRVTDDYDKRLMNTFVKVWFNENTFNQEFSFYKGYSIPKCTMVDQYLQYIQSLPAYDTPEVFGLHPNADITYQSKVSKDVLDTILSIQPKDSSGGGGETREAVVARLADDMLEKLPADYVPYEVKEKLKNMGPFQPMNIFLRQEIEQMQRVISLVRSTLTDLKLAIDGTIVMSENLRDALDCMYDGRIPASWKKEITRANKGWALDTVVLCNEVTKWMKDDITSPPLEGVYVYGLYLEGAGWDRRNMRLTESKPKVLFEMMPVIRIYAENNTAKDPHLYSCPVYKKTSRTDVNYIAAIDLKTRQPPEHWVLRGVALLCDVK is encoded by the exons GaattagagaaagaaagaactgaTCTTATTGAAGATGTGACTATGAACAAAAGGAGGATTAAGGACCTAGAAGATAACCTTTTGTTCCGACTTACAAGCACTAAAAGTTCTCTGGCAGATGATGAGAGTCTACTAATTGTATTGACTGACACTAAGAAGACTGCTGAAGAAGTAACAGAGAAACTGCAAACTTCTGctgaaactgaaatacagatcAACTCAGCCCGTGAAGAGTATAGACCTG ttgcaACTCGAGGAAGCATCTTGTACTTCCTTATTACTGAGATGAGCATGGTCAATGTCATGTATCAGACTTTGCTTCGGCagtttttgtggctttttgaCCGCTCCCTGGCCAG GTCTACCAAGAGCCCTATAACCAGCAAGAGGATTACTAATATTATTGAATATATGACATATGAAGTGTTCAAATATACTGCTCGAGGACTCTATGAGGAGCATAAATTTCTCTTCACATTATTGCTTACTTTGAAGATTGATATACAAAGAAACAGAGTGAAGCACGAAGAATTTCTGACACTTATTAAAG GTGGTGCTTCTCTAGACCTTAAAGCTTGTCCTCCTAAGCCAGCTAAATGGATTCTGGATATGACTTGGCTGAACTTGGTGGAGCTCAGTAAACTTGAACAATTTTCAGATATTCTTGATCAA ATTTCCAGTGAAGAGAAACAGTGGAAAATCTGGTTTGATAGTAAGAATCCCGAAGAAGAATTGGTTCCCAGTGGCTATGGTCAATCTCTGGACTGCTTCAGACATCTTCTTCTTATCAGATCGTGGTGTCCTGACAGGACCATAGCTCAG GCAAGAAAATACATCACTGAAACTATGGGTGAGAAATACGCAGAGGGAGTCATCTTGGATTTGGAGAAAACATGGGAAGAGTCAGATCCACGTACTCCCctcatttgctttctttccatGGGCTCTGATCCTACGGACTCAATTACTGCTCTGGGAAAAAGACTAAAGACAGAAACGTGCTGTGTTTCCATGGGCCAGGGACAAGAAATCCATGCTCGTAAACTTCTACAGCAGACAATGGCTCAT GGAGGTTGGGCACTTCTGCAAAACTGCCACCTTGGACTTGACTTTTTGGATGAGCTGATGGACACTCTAATAGAGACAGAGAATGTCCATGAAAGCTTTCGACTATGGCTGACAACTGACATTCACAAACGGTTCCCCATCACCCTACTTCAAATGTCTATTAAGTTTACCAATGAACCACCGCAAGGGCTCAGAGCTGGGCTAAAGAGAACATATGGTG GTGTCAGCCAGGATTTACTAGATTCCAGTAAAATGGTACAATGGAAACCAATGTTGTATGCTGTAGCCTTTCTACACTCCACTGTTCAAGAAAGGCGCAAGTTTGGATCTCTAGGTTGGAATATACCCTATGAGTTTAATCAAGCTGATTTCAATGCTACTGTGCGCTTCATTCAGAACCACTTGAATCGCATGGATACCAAGAAG GGGATCTCCTGGAATACTGTTTGTTACATGATAGGTGAGATCCAGTATGGTGGTCGTGTGACAGATGACTATGACAAAAGACTCATGAACACCTTTGTAAAGGTTTGGTtcaatgaaaatacatttaatcaGGAATTCAGCTTCTACAAAGGATACAGCATACCTAAATGTACTATGGTGGATCAATACCTTCAGTACATACAG AGCCTTCCTGCTTATGACACACCCGAGGTGTTTGGTTTGCACCCCAATGCAGATATCACTTACCAAAGTAAAGTTTCCAAAGATGTATTGGACACCATCCTCAGTATCCAGCCTAAAGATAGCTCTGGTGGAGGAGGTGAAACTCGAGAGGCAGTTGTAGCCAGACTGGCTGATGATATGCTGGAAAAGCTTCCTGCTGATTATGTGCCATATGAA gtaaaagaaaaactaaagaaCATGGGACCTTTTCAGCCTATGAACATATTTTTGCGACAGGAGATTGAACAAATGCAGAGAGTTATTTCTTTAGTGAGAAGCACTCTGACTGATCTAAAACTTGCCATTGATGGGACAATCGTTATGAGTGAAAATTTGAGGGATGCTTTAGACTGCATGTATGATGGAAGGATTCCTGCTAGCTGGAAAAAA GAAATAACAAGGGCTAACAAAGGATGGGCTCTTGACACTGTAGTGCTGTGCAATGAAGTCACTAAATGGATGAAGGATGATATCACAAGCCCTCCTTTGGAAGGTGTCTATGTGTATGGGCTGTATTTGGAGGGAGCTGGCTGGGACAGAAGAAACATGAGACTGACTGAATCTAAGCCGAAGGTGCTTTTTGAGATGATGCCGGTTATAAGGATATATGCAGAGAATAACA CTGCAAAAGATCCACATTTGTATTCATGTCCAGTCTACAAAAAGACCAGTCGAACAGATGTGAATTACATTGCTGCTATAGATCTTAAAACTCGTCAGCCTCCAGAGCACTGGGTACTGCGTGGAGTAGCACTTCTGTGTGATGTCAAGTAa